A window from Tenacibaculum singaporense encodes these proteins:
- a CDS encoding PPK2 family polyphosphate kinase: protein MNTNAYIFSKKRKLNEFSTKEVVDNAKKKLKKSRKKISDLQDTMYAEGKYSVLLCLQGMDTAGKDSLIREVFKDVNARGVVVHSFKVPTELELKHDFLWRHYIALPAKGKIGVFNRTHYENVLVTRVHPEYVFAENIPTVNNVDDLNDTFYHDRMERINQFERHISENGTIILKFFLNISKEEQKNRLLRRLNIPEKNWKFSAGDLKERKLWDKYQECYEDMLLRTSTNYAPWYVIPADDKTTARYIVAKTLEKELEKYNFKEPTLPKKVLDQIDEFKKELTNE from the coding sequence ATGAACACAAATGCCTACATATTTTCTAAAAAAAGAAAGTTAAATGAATTTTCTACTAAAGAAGTTGTTGATAATGCTAAGAAGAAGCTGAAAAAATCAAGAAAAAAAATTAGTGATTTACAAGACACAATGTACGCAGAAGGTAAGTATAGTGTTTTATTGTGTTTACAAGGAATGGATACAGCCGGTAAAGATAGTTTAATTCGAGAAGTTTTTAAAGATGTTAATGCACGTGGAGTAGTAGTGCATAGCTTTAAAGTACCAACAGAATTAGAATTAAAACATGATTTTTTATGGCGTCATTATATAGCCTTGCCTGCTAAAGGAAAAATAGGAGTTTTTAATCGTACACATTATGAGAATGTTTTGGTAACAAGAGTGCATCCAGAGTATGTTTTTGCCGAAAATATTCCCACAGTAAATAACGTTGATGATTTAAATGATACTTTTTATCATGATAGAATGGAGCGTATTAATCAGTTTGAAAGGCATATATCTGAAAACGGAACAATTATTTTAAAGTTTTTTTTAAATATATCTAAAGAAGAACAGAAAAACAGGTTATTACGTAGGTTAAATATTCCAGAAAAAAACTGGAAATTTTCTGCGGGTGATTTAAAAGAACGAAAGTTATGGGATAAATATCAAGAGTGTTATGAAGATATGTTGTTGAGAACATCAACAAATTATGCTCCTTGGTATGTAATACCTGCAGATGATAAAACTACAGCACGTTACATTGTAGCAAAAACATTAGAAAAAGAATTAGAAAAATATAATTTTAAAGAGCCTACACTTCCAAAGAAAGTGTTAGACCAAATAGATGAATTTAAAAAAGAATTAACGAACGAATAA
- a CDS encoding flavodoxin family protein, producing the protein MNKTIIIQASSKSTGNTNKVINYLNNNKSFDFVDLKKKNIGVFEYDFTNADDDFIPLMEDLINKYDTLIFATPVYWYSMSATLKIFFDRLSDLLHYKKDLGRQLRGKNMAMISNSGANDRRNGFEMPFIESAKYLGMNYLGSTHAWFTEDGNDIHPDAKVKINEFRNILATKNFKDVLTR; encoded by the coding sequence ATGAATAAAACAATTATTATACAAGCGAGCTCTAAAAGCACAGGAAATACCAACAAAGTGATTAATTACCTTAATAATAACAAGTCTTTTGACTTTGTTGACTTAAAAAAGAAGAACATTGGTGTATTTGAATACGATTTCACCAATGCTGATGATGATTTTATTCCGTTAATGGAAGATCTTATCAATAAATACGATACACTAATATTTGCCACCCCTGTATATTGGTATAGTATGAGTGCTACGCTAAAAATATTTTTTGATAGATTGTCAGACTTGTTACATTATAAAAAAGATTTAGGTAGACAGTTGCGAGGCAAAAACATGGCTATGATTAGTAATTCTGGTGCTAATGACCGTAGAAATGGTTTTGAAATGCCTTTTATTGAAAGTGCTAAATATTTAGGTATGAACTATCTTGGTAGTACCCATGCTTGGTTTACTGAAGACGGAAACGACATACATCCTGATGCTAAAGTTAAAATTAATGAATTTAGAAATATTTTAGCTACTAAAAATTTTAAGGATGTTTTAACCCGTTAG
- the gwsG gene encoding grasp-with-spasm system ATP-grasp peptide maturase yields the protein MVLIISKENEASTLDIISWLDKKNTPWVRINKEDEVTVTPIADDYIFEYNNTSFKLSKIKSVWYRRGEIKTSFFSTDKDYEKLPEPLFTFLKIESRFLKDYLYFLIFQKKHLNTFSTAVINKLIATDIAESIGFKVPESYVLNSKKEFLKLKEEKGSLITKTICGNPIIRVKERKGSMYTTQVESVKEDNFFPSLFQTTIPKKYELRVFYLDGKTYSMAIFSQDNESTSIDLRNHDFDIIQRTVPFKLPGEINNKIDLLMNKLKLNSGSIDILVSPDNKYYFLEVNPVGQFGMLSYPCNYRIEEKIADYLAS from the coding sequence ATGGTTTTAATAATTTCAAAAGAAAACGAAGCTTCTACTCTAGATATTATTAGTTGGCTAGACAAAAAAAACACTCCTTGGGTACGAATAAATAAGGAAGATGAAGTAACTGTAACTCCTATTGCTGATGATTACATTTTTGAATATAATAATACATCTTTTAAGCTTTCTAAAATTAAATCGGTTTGGTATAGAAGAGGAGAAATTAAAACTTCTTTTTTTTCTACAGATAAAGATTATGAAAAATTACCAGAACCTCTTTTTACTTTTTTAAAAATAGAAAGTAGATTCTTAAAAGATTATTTGTATTTCTTGATATTTCAAAAAAAACATTTAAATACGTTTTCAACTGCAGTTATAAATAAATTAATTGCAACAGATATAGCAGAAAGTATAGGTTTTAAAGTTCCTGAAAGCTATGTTTTAAACTCTAAAAAAGAATTCTTAAAGCTAAAAGAAGAAAAAGGGTCTCTAATAACAAAAACGATTTGTGGAAATCCTATAATAAGAGTTAAAGAAAGGAAAGGATCAATGTATACTACTCAAGTTGAAAGTGTAAAAGAAGATAATTTTTTCCCTTCATTGTTTCAAACAACAATTCCAAAAAAATACGAACTACGAGTTTTCTATTTAGATGGTAAAACTTATTCTATGGCTATCTTTTCTCAAGATAACGAATCAACCTCTATAGACCTAAGAAACCATGACTTTGATATAATACAAAGAACTGTTCCTTTTAAACTACCTGGAGAAATTAATAATAAAATCGATCTATTAATGAATAAGTTAAAATTGAATTCAGGTTCAATCGATATTCTCGTATCTCCTGATAACAAATACTATTTTTTAGAAGTAAATCCAGTAGGTCAATTTGGGATGCTGTCTTACCCGTGTAATTATAGAATAGAAGAAAAAATAGCCGATTATTTAGCTAGTTAA
- a CDS encoding LytR/AlgR family response regulator transcription factor → MNVIIIEDEKPAARRLSRMLAELNIEVQQMLHSVEESINWFQSNSHPDLIFLDIQLSDGLSFEIFEEVTVKSAIIFTTAYDEYALKAFKLNSIDYLLKPIDEDELTIAVNKFKEHQPIQSNIQVNIDDIRKLLINPVDRKYKKRFTIKVGQHLKIINTEDIECFYSENKATYIHTNANRNYLIDNSLEYWQEELDPEQFFRVNRTFIVHINAIKDIVSYTNSRLQLKLESYEDSEIIVSRERVKDFKNWID, encoded by the coding sequence ATGAATGTTATAATTATTGAAGATGAAAAGCCAGCTGCAAGAAGGTTAAGTAGAATGTTAGCGGAACTAAACATAGAAGTTCAACAAATGTTGCACTCAGTAGAAGAGTCGATTAACTGGTTTCAAAGCAATTCTCATCCTGATTTAATTTTTTTAGATATTCAACTTTCAGATGGATTATCATTCGAAATTTTTGAAGAAGTAACTGTAAAATCAGCTATCATTTTTACAACGGCTTATGATGAGTATGCATTAAAAGCATTCAAGTTAAATTCTATAGACTATTTGTTAAAACCCATAGATGAAGATGAGTTAACAATAGCAGTAAATAAATTTAAAGAGCATCAACCTATACAAAGTAATATACAGGTTAATATAGATGACATTCGTAAGCTGTTGATTAACCCAGTTGATAGAAAATATAAAAAGCGATTTACTATAAAAGTGGGACAGCACTTAAAAATTATCAATACAGAAGATATTGAATGTTTTTACTCAGAAAATAAAGCAACTTACATACATACAAATGCTAATAGAAATTATTTAATAGATAACTCTTTAGAATATTGGCAAGAAGAGTTAGACCCCGAGCAATTTTTTAGGGTAAATAGAACATTTATAGTACATATAAATGCTATAAAAGATATTGTGTCTTATACAAACTCACGCTTACAACTAAAATTAGAATCTTATGAAGACTCAGAAATAATTGTAAGTAGAGAGCGTGTAAAAGATTTTAAAAACTGGATTGACTAG
- a CDS encoding 2TM domain-containing protein: MSVKCFLVKMGAIIIKIIKPNFVMLVFYILINLVFIGRRIYKDIVYRDESVMEAFLDVNNYNLFFWWGVIVFLHGFNVFSKGKLFSKKWEERKIKEYMNK; this comes from the coding sequence ATGAGTGTGAAGTGTTTTTTAGTGAAGATGGGAGCAATTATTATTAAAATTATAAAACCTAATTTTGTTATGCTAGTGTTTTACATACTAATAAACTTAGTTTTTATAGGAAGAAGAATATATAAAGATATAGTTTATAGAGACGAATCAGTAATGGAAGCTTTTTTAGATGTAAACAACTATAATTTGTTCTTTTGGTGGGGAGTTATAGTATTTTTACACGGATTTAATGTTTTTTCAAAAGGAAAACTTTTTTCTAAAAAATGGGAAGAGCGAAAGATTAAAGAATACATGAACAAGTAA
- a CDS encoding helix-turn-helix domain-containing protein, with protein sequence MSIKHYKPSKYLSPYIDRYFVCSQTKSLPLILPGTGLEVLFHIDTPLSINNEKLDIAHVICPREKLIFDSTNHVHYISVRFHSGGFRHFASIPHTQIVNQYLSVEEIWQNEGREFLEILYSLPSVDEKIKLIDFFLYNQLKKHHFSTIVNWDLIIKTLYKNFNSIPLHELASQSNLSYRQFERLFKQKFGVSPKKFQRITRLQKTVKQVLLSSNKHYLSTALDNGYYDQSHFIKEFQSFTNLKPSQYFVTKNFENHFYYKPLS encoded by the coding sequence ATGAGTATAAAACACTATAAGCCATCAAAATACCTATCTCCTTATATTGATAGGTATTTTGTTTGTTCTCAAACTAAAAGTCTTCCTTTAATTTTACCAGGCACTGGTTTAGAAGTACTTTTTCATATAGACACTCCCTTATCCATCAATAATGAAAAATTAGATATTGCTCATGTTATTTGTCCGAGAGAAAAATTAATTTTTGATTCAACTAACCATGTACATTATATTTCTGTACGTTTTCATAGTGGTGGTTTTAGACATTTTGCTTCTATTCCGCATACACAAATTGTTAATCAATATTTATCTGTAGAAGAAATATGGCAAAATGAAGGTAGAGAGTTTTTAGAAATTCTTTATTCATTACCTAGTGTAGATGAAAAAATTAAACTAATTGATTTCTTTCTATATAATCAATTAAAAAAACATCATTTTTCTACTATAGTTAATTGGGATTTGATAATTAAAACGCTATACAAAAACTTCAATTCAATACCTCTCCATGAATTGGCTTCTCAAAGTAATCTAAGTTACCGTCAATTTGAACGTCTGTTCAAACAAAAGTTTGGCGTTTCTCCTAAAAAATTTCAACGAATCACTAGGCTTCAAAAAACTGTAAAACAAGTATTGCTATCGAGTAACAAACATTATTTGTCTACTGCTTTAGATAATGGTTATTACGACCAAAGTCATTTTATTAAAGAATTTCAAAGTTTTACAAATCTTAAACCTTCCCAGTATTTTGTAACTAAAAACTTTGAAAACCACTTTTATTATAAACCTTTAAGCTAG
- a CDS encoding putative quinol monooxygenase, with product MQKVIIAQIAIQQGKENDFLKLAVEMVKTSNAETGCITYQLHKDLFSEGNYLFYEEYIDKTAVEAHNNSAHFHQFIKDITPLITREPIINIY from the coding sequence ATGCAAAAAGTAATTATAGCTCAAATAGCAATTCAACAAGGAAAAGAAAACGATTTTTTGAAATTGGCTGTAGAAATGGTAAAAACGAGTAACGCTGAAACAGGATGTATTACCTATCAATTACATAAAGACCTATTTAGTGAAGGTAATTATTTGTTTTATGAAGAGTATATTGATAAAACAGCTGTAGAGGCACATAATAACTCTGCACACTTTCATCAATTTATAAAAGATATTACTCCTTTAATTACCAGAGAGCCTATTATAAATATTTATTAA
- the gwsS gene encoding grasp-with-spasm system SPASM domain peptide maturase codes for MKNKDYFQLFANCLIVKGASRSTICDLQTKEVFILPNEIADIIEKLNNRKSISSIKKEFLPDEGKIIDEALLHLESKNFGFFCELEEFDLFPDLDTTYKTANQLNDIIVELDFFDFEKLQKIKELARITSCKSLHFVCYFSLSKTELKKLLQLLKLKTLSTIEIIMKYHNNQDKPLFEEAHLSNPRFKKVVLHGSPFSKDNYFQIPFFSSKHLEAIFTDFSFCGNVSQKYFTLNQDKFLESLNFNSCLNQKLAIDRIGNIKNCPALDVAFGNIKNTQVEFITNELLNSKDYTKLTSIKKENIKDCKVCEFRHVCTDCRAFLSDPNNPLSKPLKCTYDPYTGEWS; via the coding sequence ATGAAAAACAAAGATTATTTTCAATTATTTGCCAATTGCCTAATAGTGAAAGGAGCCAGTAGATCTACTATTTGTGATTTACAAACAAAAGAAGTATTTATTTTGCCAAATGAGATAGCAGATATAATAGAGAAGCTTAACAATAGAAAGAGTATTTCCTCTATAAAAAAAGAATTTCTTCCTGATGAAGGAAAAATTATTGATGAAGCGTTGCTTCATTTAGAGAGTAAAAACTTTGGTTTTTTTTGTGAATTGGAAGAATTCGACTTGTTCCCTGATCTAGATACTACTTACAAAACAGCTAATCAATTAAATGATATTATTGTAGAATTAGATTTTTTTGATTTTGAAAAACTTCAAAAAATAAAAGAGCTTGCAAGAATTACAAGTTGTAAGTCCTTACATTTTGTATGTTATTTTTCTTTAAGTAAAACGGAATTAAAGAAACTTTTACAGCTCTTAAAATTAAAAACCTTATCTACTATCGAAATTATTATGAAATACCATAATAATCAAGATAAACCCCTTTTTGAAGAAGCTCATTTAAGTAATCCAAGATTTAAAAAAGTTGTTTTACATGGAAGTCCTTTTTCAAAAGATAACTATTTTCAAATTCCTTTTTTTAGCTCCAAACACCTAGAAGCAATATTTACTGACTTTTCTTTTTGTGGTAATGTTTCTCAAAAATATTTTACTCTTAACCAGGATAAATTTTTAGAGTCTCTAAATTTTAACTCTTGTTTAAATCAAAAACTAGCAATTGATAGAATAGGGAATATTAAAAATTGCCCAGCTCTCGATGTAGCTTTTGGAAATATTAAAAATACTCAGGTAGAATTTATTACAAATGAACTATTGAATAGCAAAGATTACACAAAGCTTACCTCTATAAAAAAAGAAAATATAAAGGACTGTAAAGTATGTGAATTTAGACATGTTTGTACCGATTGTAGAGCCTTTCTTTCTGATCCAAACAATCCTCTTTCTAAGCCTCTGAAATGTACATACGACCCATATACAGGGGAATGGTCTTAA